In the genome of Stomoxys calcitrans chromosome 4, idStoCalc2.1, whole genome shotgun sequence, the window ttttagcttgctttagaaaaaaagtgtaaaaaaaaaactatatttgattaaagttcattctaagttttattaaaaatgcatttactttctattaaaaaatccgcaattactttttgggcaactcataGATCCCAATAGTAGATAGTGCTTGACTTGCGTTTACCCACTCCGATATCATATGAAAGGTGATATCCACTTACTCTTGGAGCCCACTATGCAATTAAATCTAGAAGAATAATATTCCATTTTAACCGCATTAATAAAACTGTTAACTTTTCTCCTTTAAATACCCCTTTCCCACAGTGGAGGAataaacacatttttataccctccaccacaggatgggggtatactaatttcgtcattctgtttgttactcctcgaaaatattcgcctaagactccataaagtgtatatatttttgatcgttatgacattttaagtcggacatggctaaatcgtcaatccgtctgtctgtcgaaagcactctaactttcgaagaagcaaagctagccgtttgaaattttgcacaaatacttcatattagtgtaggtcagttgggattgtaaatgggccatatcggtttatgttttgatatagctgccatataaaccgatcttagatgttaacttcttgagcctctagagggcgcaatttttgtccgatttgtctgaaattttgaatgagtagttttgtcatgatttccaacagctaTGTATGgatgaaattggttcataacctgatatagctgtcctataaaccaatctggggtcttgacttcttgagcctctagaggacgtaattcttatccaatttggcatgacgtgttccgtttgacttccaacaactgtgctatgtatggttcaaatcgatccataacctgattagctgtcatataaactgatcttgaatcttgacttcttgagcctctagagggcgcagttcttatccgattgggctgaaatttcgcatgacgtgtttggcTATGACTTATAACAATtatgctcaaatcggtctataacctgatgtagctgtattttaaaccgatttgggatcttgacttcttgagcctctagagggcgcaattcttattcgatttagccgaaatttttcacaatgacttttactgtgGTGCCCAACATTCATTTTAactagcatagcaattcttttatcctttgtttgcttaaaaagagataccgtgaaaagaactcgacaaatgcgatccatggtggagggtatataagattccgcgcGGCctaactcagcacgcttttatttgttttatttaattgtaaAACGTTTACTACCACTTAAACTAATGGTTATTcaacaaaattccttaaaagtACAAGTGTAGCTGAAATTTATGTATGttttaataacaacaataacacaaGAAAGCTTTTAGTGCTAACTATTCAACAAAATGTTGTACTCACAAACGACATATTTTCTGCCAAAGAAACtactaaaaatttgcatttattattGGAAGCTCAGTTATAACATGCAATCCTTTCGATTAACATGCAAATTGAGAGAACGTTTCGGTTGAGTTTTGAACCTAGGTTTTGATTTGTTTCTTAGTttgaaagtttttctaaaatGTTGAAAAAGAATTTAAGAAAGAATAATATACTCGGTAATTTGAGAATCTATCGTCGCAGTTTAATATACCAAACAAAGGAATTTTTTCAGAATTCCACACTTCATGGTGTACGTTACATTGCCGAAACGGGAAGGCCAGCGGGAGAAAAGTTAGTGAGTTTTTATTAATAACAGATATCGGAATCATTGAGTCTTGACTGCTGAGcataaaataatatttgtatAAAGTTAATAAAAAGAGTAGTTTTTCGTACTACTACATTATAATGAATCAGAAgagattttgtttatttaaaaatcgATGTCTTAAGTTATGTGATGAAAATGGAGTCTACATATCAGTTAAGTtcgtgaatatatatatattttacaatgaggctctttcgaggaattttttggatataaaacgtttcaataattttaaaaaattaaacgaaATAACCAAGGACTAAGAAACTTTAATAAAATGCAACGAATCATTACCACAAATTTTGTtctcccaattttttttttgtaacagcAAATCTTCCACTGATTTTATCTGCCGCCCTAActgaccaatattttcacagcgtgcccgggacttgcatatactccgaaagcctggcatgaGGCAAGGGttttgtttatacccaagcccggcgaggcaagttatgcgacactaaaggcctacagacctataagccttacgtcctctcTGCTCAAAACCAtcgaacgtattgtggacatggggcgaattattatccacaccctcttttctataaattcaaatttaaaccaattatggatgatttttgtcaaaatgtcccGTCAAATAAGAAATTTCTAAGCATTTTGTAATACCCTCCACTACAGGATGGGGTtgtttcgccattccgtttgtaatatctcgaaatatttatcaaaagaacctagaaagaatatatatttttcatcgtcatgacatttttagccgatctagccatgtccgaccgtctgtctgtttgtcgaaagcacgggaGACACAAATCCTGTATTCTTCCAAAgaatagtctaaatgtttttcttcttccgtcactAAGCACTGAATCCGATTCAGAGGTGCCGCCTTCAAAACCTTTAGTCGCTGGTTTAAGCCGCttttgtagggaagaaaagcctcattataGGAAGTTATGctaatgtaaagggtgatttttttgaggttaggattttcatgcattagtatttgacagatcacgtgggatttcagacatggtgtcaaagagaaagatgttcagtatgctttgacatttcatcatgaatagacttactaacgagcaacgcttgcaaatcattgaattttattaccaaaatcagtgttcggttcgaaatgtgttcattcaccgtaacgttgcgtccaacagcatctttgaaaaaatacggtccaatgattccaccagcgtacaaaccacaccaaacagtgcatttttcgggatgcatgggcagttcttgaacggcttctggttgctcttcactccaaatgcggcaattttgcttatttacgtagccattcaaccagaaatgagcctcatcgctgaacaaaatttgtcaaaatttgaacacatttcgaaccgaacactgattttggtaataaaattcaatgatttgcaagcgttgctcgttagtaagtctattcatgatgaaatgtcaaagcatactgagcatctttctctttgacaccatgtctgaaatcccacgtgatctgtcaaatactaatgcatgaaaatcctaacctcaaaaaaatcaccctttacatcaccggatatggggaagttcggatgtcaacgaaaggggtgagctgcttattacAATCTGCCGACCGACGCAGGCGCAGGCAGGAGGTATTAGATTTTagctttgtatcggaagatataaacggaagaatatgcgactggaaagtgttggatgaccacagcttctctgatcatcgttatattaatttcagccttgaagaaaatgctgcagaagtggtccaTGGGCTAAAAGGagaaaaggcggattgggataaatttcagcacaaattttgcacatctatcccttttagaccagaaaaggaagtggaaactgcgtaGGATATAGACACAGTGGTCAATCACGATCACGAAGGCCataaatgactcgcttgtgtcagcatcccttaatgccaagccaaggggtaaacccagagctggttggtctaaggaaggactgcagaaaactctttaaaacagcaaaacccacaagagcaccacacgattgggaaatCTCAAATTTGGGCCTCCAAACCTGCTCGAAAGGACATGTTGCAAACTTAATAAAATCTGAAACTAAATGAAAGcgttttaggagtagagtacgaacgtaAAAATCGAACATTTAACAAGTGGCTGAGAAGCCGTCTTGTGCTTAAGTTGACACATATAACATATgacaataatggcaatatgatattcaaataaGGGATATTTGGCAATACGGTAAAAATTTGTTCCGTCCACATGTAAAATATAGTAAATAGTTGTTTCATTTTGTAAAGACGGCAGTTTTTAATGCTTCTGATTTTAGTTTTACATTATAACCATTTACTTTTCCTATTGTAGGTTTTTATGGTTTTGCTTAACATCGATGGGTGCGGTCACAGCTTTAATAATTATTATGAGTTTATGGGAAAAATACCAAACGAACCCAACTATAACAGGTCAGTGGCTAAATATCCCTTTTGTTATTTTCATAATAAAGAAGAACTGTACAATGTACATACATTGAAAAATTTgttgtcaaaaatattttttttttaattatttttttcatttttgcttttttcaacTGAAGGTTTGGATACAGAtttcgaaaataaaaatgtggtattTCCGACAACAGTTGTTTGTCCCAAGCATGTCTTCGATTACAACAAGTCGTATGAGATGGCACTCAATAAATTGGCGTAAGTTTCCCAGTGTATTTTTTCAACGTTTTTGATAGATTTTGTCAggggaaaaaaattataatttgaaatttcaatgacttatttcgttttattttttatttttttttttttttcagtaattcTGATGCCGCAATTGCTGAAAAAATATTACCCTTTTTAGAGTTATTGCCCTCATTGTCCCACGAAAGTTTTAACGCCACCGAAGCTATGGCAAAATCATTAGATGTCAAAGGTATCAAAGATGTAACATTACGACAATTGGCTTTTGCGGTAGGAACAACAATGTCAACGTACACACCGGTATTCATAAAactaaataaagatttcaagtaggtttatttgacagatttcctttagaGAACTGTCAAATACTTGGTGGCTtcgttaagttttgtgaatgagGCCGTTAATATTTATATTTGTCCTATAAAATTAGACTCTCTCATTTGCTTTCCAGTCAGCCATTAGCTGTGAGGACGCCCTAAAAGAATGCAAATATCGCGATGAATTGATAACTTGCTGTGAACATTTTCAACCTCTCTATACGGAATATGGCTTTTGTTTTGGCTTTAATAGTCGTTTTGAATCAACCGAAACGGAAGAGtaagctacaacaacaagaaacttagacaaatatttaatTGAGAATTTTAAATTGTAAACTTCTTTAGCATAAAAGCAGGACCTCCAGATGTATTGTATGAAACTGACAAAAAATGGGCCTTATTCATTACGCCCAGTAAAGATGCAAAGGTATTAAGGAAAATTATTTTACTTATAACATAAATTGGTACAATACGAAACAAAGGAACATTCTTTTTTAGCtacaatttctttaatttttcttttcttaaaagaaaaattcctaaaaatatCCAAATgaaattattgatttttctcCTTTGTTGTCTTTCCTGTTTCATTAGGTTTTTTTATTCTCAAACGAAGAGTATTTTGGTAAAGATTTTGGTCCCCGAATTGAGTGGTCAGAGGGCGAAATGGTTGAAGTTCGCATCACTAAAAAGAACACCTTCACTACGGATGATGCTCGTCTGTTGACTATAGGGTAAgacattttatatttaaatcatATAAAACGAGCACATGATGTATCTGAGAATCTGTGCACGCAAAACAAAATTGAGaaatgcatatattttttgttataaagggtgatttttttgaggttagaattttcatgcattagtatttgacagatcacgtgggatttgagacatggtgtcaaagagaaagatgctcagtatgctttgacatttcatcatgaatagacttactaacgagcaacgcttgcaaatcattgaattttattgccaaaatcagtgttcggttcgaaatgtgttcattcaccgtaacgttgcgttaCCGATAACTAAACAGATCCCACTCCGTTCAGTATTAATCTCGTCTTATCAATATCGGCATCTCCATATAAGATTTTCATAGTCCTACCGACAGTTCCACAGTCTTACATGCCTGTCGCCTACGCCCTGAACTCGAACCGCGTCgatccaaaaggcttcgggttagccaagtttattgacgacagtcctcttgccttcactGGTAAATCATGTGCTCTTTCATTCTCCATTGATCCGCTATGGTCCGGCGACCAAACATTGGAAATCGTGATATCCTCAGCGATGGCATTAATCTTCTTCttgcactccaagactgttagaGACCTTACCGTCGTTGATTGTTATTACTCTGATGGtcaatttactgtccgtaaagatgttcacaccatagaactgcatgagacccaaaCTTTGACACTCAATAGACACTTCGgtcaaagcaattgtctgtatcgcatgccacataaaaacaaagttagctagaaacacacgcacatataTAATAGACCGAGAAATACGCGAACGTTTAAGTAATCGTTCAATGGATGTGATTTTCAATTTAGTCGACAGACATCGTGTGTTGTTTGCAAATAAACACCACTCAGATGAGTACCATATGAAGCCAAAGTAAGCAAAGGAATGAGACATCAAGTTTTGTTGAGCGGCATAGATATACTCCGTTGTTTTTtgcacttgtttttttatttttggatcatAATTGCTTTTATCAGTGACGTACGTGCTGTCTGTCTCCGTCTGTTCAAAAGTTACAAACTTActtccatttttttctttacccaTGCCATTACAAAGCACGCAAGTAAATTTCAGCTATCATAACTTTGAGAGGTAGttgagtgtgtgtgtatctTCTATTCTATTCATGTGTATTGCTTAAGATGCAAATATGATTGGCAATCATTTTATGCTCATCGGCAAAAACACTTATGAAAGCTCAACGTATTTAAGGGAACAGATTATGTTTTGGACGTTGGAAGTTGTAATCGTCCACAACGAACGCTGGTATAAGGTGTGGGCGTGACATTCGCTTCATGTCCATCGTGTGCACTAATTTTTAATGTGACTTGCTCCTGTTCTCTGGTTTAGGAGCTCGcatcaccacaccacctcaagcatAACGTGATCGCccaaatctccgcctgcaggacctatTACAATATgttcaggcagtcgaaaacagatctcagtccctgggattctcaatgtagaccctaggcccactctgtcctctagctttgatccatctgtgtagcattatcttctagatggcaataccagagatcCCTCAACCAAAGACTGTGCATCTGGCAGCAGTGTCCCGCACTCGCCCTCAAgagtcatctcaggtatccgattagATAtctattccttccaggttaACTATCGTCAAttaaccgcgatggtatgaaccgCTCCTATCCCCTATCCATTGTCCCATCACcctaagtcttatagccgcagtggttgcctcacacttaatctctaTGTCCTGGTGGggatggtcctcatcgctctgcctatgccaagacaacatgttgttggaacctgttgtattatcctaacgttgcacttgttctccatcgcagtccaccaaactactaaggcgtaagtaagtattggtctaatcacgctcccatttcgagcctacggcccattttTCAGTTAACTATTTGCACAATAGCCAATCCACAGGAATGAAATTTAAGGACTTGATGAAGAGTACATCGAGCAGTGGGTCAGGAATTACCTTAGAAGCTGCGTGTTTGCTACTTCGTTAAAGTCCATTTCTGGATTTATCGACACTTCCACACTACCGAAATGAGTCAACTCACGACAGAATCGAATTACGGCCAGGAACGAGTCTGGGAGGAGGAATTTCAAACCGAGCGCGAAAGGCACATTGCCTAGCAACAAGTGAGCGAACGTAAGAAAAGAAGCTCTCGACAATGAAAGTCCGCTGCTCCCTAGACCAGAGCATGATTGCAACTGACTGGCAAAGAAACATAGTAGGGGACTTCCCCTTCCAGATGCATCCAATCTCGACCCCCTCGAGagtttttcaaataagtaagttaCTATATGTTgcaagaaggaagatgccttttagttcctacaaTTGAACCaaccagatcactttaaaaagcccaacaacttacgaatgtttacatcagctaaatcagacaactcGTCAAAGACATGACAACCTAAAGTgggactccttctgactgccagtgcgatctcaaattcttatccgatttggctgaaattttgcacaatgacttctgctatgacctccaacatatgtgccaagtagggtctgaatcgatctaaaactagatatggcttccatacaaactgatatcccgattttacttcttgagcccctaaagggctcaAGCACCtgatataacacccatataaatcgatatcccgattttattttcttaagcccttagaggatacaattcttatccaatttggatgaaattttgcacaaagacatCTGCTATGACCTCTAATATACGTGTCACATATCCTGATATATGttgctcccgtataaaccgatctcccgattttacttcttgagcccctaaagagagcgcaattcttatccgactgggctgaaattttgcacaatgacttctcctatgaagTCGAAATACAATGCCACATGGTGATAaatttagctccaatagcatagcaattattatccattgtCCTTTGTTGGCCTACAAAGAGATAACGGGCAAAGAACCTGACAAATGCCAACTACGCTTTAACTTAATTTCTCTTCTTCTTTCTAGACAAcgcaaatgcatttttcacgacgaaattaaattgaaatattttcccGATGAATATACCTTTTCGTCCTGCATGAAGGATTGCCGCATGACAAAGGCCGTTAGTGCGTGCCACTGCTCACCGCCATTTTATAGACCTGTTGGTAAGTTGAAGGTATTTTCAAAGTTTGTGAACCCACCAGCATTGGAAGAGGTgttaactaaattttttgaaaccGTTTGTATTTGTTTAACTGTTTTTACACAAAATATTTCCTTTCTTTCGTTTTAGACAATGTAAAAATATGTGGCATTGATGATTTGTCTTGTTTGAGAAATGCTTGGCCCAATATCACAAATATCAAGGAATGCATTCAGTGTGAACTAGGTTGTTCGAAGACAGTCTTTAATATAGAAAAACTTATCAAAAAGtaatttaattgatttaaaGGAATGCCAGCACTAAACTATGCGAGCACCATGCTTTACAAATTATTAATGTAACCACCATCATGGCAAAgagggtacattcattttgtcgttccatttgcaacacttcgaaatatccatttctgaccctacaaagtttacacatatatattctggatcatcgttaaattctaagacgatttaactatgtccgcgtggctgtctgtctgtctggtcgCCCTCTGTTGTTAACACATTAAAGACTTCAAAAATGAGatgtttagctgaaatttggcacagatccctATTTTTtcaatacgcaggttaagttcttgaaggaGCCAAGTGGGACCCATTTTGGATGTAGCTATGCCTTGATTTAGgatcttgaacccataaaagtaGCTTTTATTGCTGGATTTCGCTCAAAAttggaactgtgagttgtaATAGGCAGCTCCATGACAATTGTCCCCAAGCAATTGCAccccaaattgaaaatgaaaaaggcCACAAATTTTGGGTTATTTTGCATTATAAAAAATTACCACAAAACAAATGCACCTCAAAGTATGGAAATGCACCCCAAAAACTAATGCACTTTGCGaaatataaaaagatttttattttttttaaagcaaaaagcGGCGCAagcatttattttcaaaaatttcgaaatttttttaaagtattttttttttttcaaaagtcaCGTAggcgaaaaatattttaaaaaatcgcgcgatttattaaaaattttgtgctttgttatgacttccaacaactatgccaagtatgatccaaatcggtttataagctgctgtaacttccatataaacctatttcgtaACTTCACTTCTTGACCCTCAAGTGGGTGCCAACAACTGGGCCATcgtgaatcggtcaataacctgatatagctctaatagcataacaattcttatgtattttctttgtttgcctataaagatataccgggaaaagaacttgacaaatggtaAATGCTAAAATCGCCAgatcgattttactttttgaacccctataggacgcaattcttatccgaattggcaaAATAACTCCATTATGGTATTCAACATCCAAATTAAGTATGTTCCGAATCtgtttataagctgatatagctccct includes:
- the LOC106086466 gene encoding sodium channel protein Nach, which translates into the protein MLKKNLRKNNILGNLRIYRRSLIYQTKEFFQNSTLHGVRYIAETGRPAGEKFLWFCLTSMGAVTALIIIMSLWEKYQTNPTITGLDTDFENKNVVFPTTVVCPKHVFDYNKSYEMALNKLANSDAAIAEKILPFLELLPSLSHESFNATEAMAKSLDVKGIKDVTLRQLAFASAISCEDALKECKYRDELITCCEHFQPLYTEYGFCFGFNSRFESTETEDIKAGPPDVLYETDKKWALFITPSKDAKVFLFSNEEYFGKDFGPRIEWSEGEMVEVRITKKNTFTTDDARLLTIGQRKCIFHDEIKLKYFPDEYTFSSCMKDCRMTKAVSACHCSPPFYRPVDNVKICGIDDLSCLRNAWPNITNIKECIQCELGCSKTVFNIEKLIKKEVADTPGILVEFLTWPIIRYKREVLFGWVDLLVSFGGIASLFLGFSLLSGVEIIYYFTLRACCMVFENRQELYEIEQRIKNKPPPPINMSLRMQSYKAPIVVTENDPLVVVEKSSLNRSNDKPPDYKDIGGRIRKAEKDYSTFAKSLYKKPKTLPSYINSTNSSWEYGHYLP